The proteins below come from a single Halobacteriovorax sp. GB3 genomic window:
- the grpE gene encoding nucleotide exchange factor GrpE, with translation MSETQNDVQPEETKVEAGAESTEEVEQEAGEEVKAEDNVEELKSAEEDYKAKFFYVAAEMENMRKRFEREKSQLLKFGNEKVLSSLIEVVDNLERTMQAIENDEDEKVKNIYVGVDMVKKQFVDVLIDNGLEQIEALGKKFDPNFHEALAQQPAEGKEDEEVIVEYQKGYKLNGRVLRASKVVVVKN, from the coding sequence GCCGGAAGAGACAAAAGTAGAAGCTGGAGCTGAATCAACGGAAGAAGTTGAACAGGAAGCTGGCGAAGAAGTAAAAGCTGAAGATAATGTAGAGGAACTTAAATCGGCAGAAGAAGATTATAAAGCAAAATTCTTCTATGTTGCTGCAGAAATGGAAAACATGAGAAAGCGTTTTGAGAGAGAAAAATCTCAGCTTCTTAAGTTTGGAAATGAAAAAGTTCTTTCGTCACTTATCGAGGTTGTGGATAATCTCGAGAGAACGATGCAAGCAATTGAAAATGACGAAGATGAGAAAGTAAAGAACATCTACGTTGGCGTTGATATGGTTAAGAAGCAGTTTGTTGATGTCCTAATTGATAATGGACTTGAGCAAATTGAGGCCTTAGGTAAGAAATTTGATCCAAACTTCCACGAAGCACTTGCTCAGCAACCTGCAGAAGGAAAAGAGGATGAAGAAGTGATCGTTGAATACCAAAAAGGTTATAAATTAAACGGACGAGTGCTTAGGGCCTCAAAAGTTGTCGTAGTAAAAAACTAA